From the genome of Symphalangus syndactylus isolate Jambi chromosome 13, NHGRI_mSymSyn1-v2.1_pri, whole genome shotgun sequence:
CACTAGGTTCTAGGTCCTGGCTTCTAGATCTGGAACCTTACCACGTTACTGCATACTCATCCCTTTCCCATGATCCAGAACTGAGGTCACCGGGTTCTAGAACCCCCACATTTACCTCGAGGCTCTTCCATCCCCAAACTGTGCCCTGCCTTCAGCTTTGGTGAAAGGGAGGGCCCCTCATGTGTGCTGTGCTGTGTCTGCACCGCTTGGTTTGCAGTTgagaggggagggcaggaggggtGTGATTGGAGTGTGTCCGGAGATGAgatgaaaaaaaatacatctatatTTAAGAATCCCAGGAGTGGTCAGACATGAACACTTGGTGGGCCTGGTTCTGACGTCCCCCCAGTGCCACCCCTTCCCTGGTCTGAGCTCATCCTCCTATTCTAGAGAGACTTGGATTTTGCTGTTCTAAAATTCCAGTGTCATTCATGGAAGGTATCTCTGATTGCTTACTTGGGACTTGATTTGCAAGTGGCAAAAATTTGGCTTAAGACATCTTGGGCATAAAGGGGCTATGTGACTGGGAGGAAGATCTATAGGACAGCTGTGAACCAcgtgtagcttttttttttttttttttttttttgagatggagtctcgctctgtcaccaggctggagtgcagtggcatgatctcggctcgctgcaacctctgcctcccagcttcaagtgaatctcctgcctcagcctccagagtagctgggattacaggcgcccgccaccacgcccagctcatttttgtatttttagtagagatggggtttcaccatgttggccaggatggttttttttttgttttttttttttttttttgagacaagagtctcgccttgcttccaggctggagtgcagtggagagcaatctcatctcggctcactgtaacctccgcctcctgggtttaagcaattctcctgccttagccccctgagtagctgagactacaggagcacgccactacaccgggctaatttttgtatttttagtagaggcggggtttcacgttgttggcaaggctggtctccaaactcttaaactcaggtgatctgcctgcctcggcctcccaaagtgctgggattacaggtgtgagccaccgtgcccagccacttctttttttgatacaggtCTCCCTCTGaatcccagactggagtgcaatggagcaatcacagctcactgcagcctcaacctcccaggctcaagtgatcctctcgcctcagcctcacaagtaatGGGGACTATAGGTActtgccactgcacctggttaaatttattcttttcttttagagagtgggggtctccctatgttgcctaggctggactcaaactcctgggctcaagtgatcctcctgccttggccttccaaagtgctgggattacagacttgaaccaccctgccccagcctcaggggaaggagaaggggaggagtcAGAGCTGACACAGCAGTTTTGCAGCTTGGACCCAGCAAGTGCTTTTTAAGGCCTGTTTTAAACTTCTTCAGTTCCCATTTGGAGAATCCGGCCCAAAGTTTCACATCCCATTTCTATGATGAACCCTAAACCCCTTGTCCAGCATTGCTTGGGCATCACATGTTCCTGGCTGCTCAGCTCCACTTGCCAGTTCCTCTCAGTGTGCACCCACATTGGGATTACTGAAGCTTGGGCCGTAATCTCTAAACTCTGGAGCAAAGACCTCAGTGAGCCTCCTGGTTGCCATGCAAGTTGCATAGCAATAGCGTCAATGTGCCCATATACAGAGCCTCATAATTCCACTGCCTCCCAGaattgaggctttttttttttttttgagagtcttactctgctgcccaggctggagcacagtgccgcgatctcagctcaccgcaacctccgtgaGGTAGACATGCCTTCGTGAGGCAGACGGGAGTTtccgctctttttgcccaggctggaatgcaatgacgcgatctcagcccactgcaacctctgcctcccatgttcaagcgagtctcccaccttaacctcctgactagctgggattacaggtatgagccaccacacccggctaattttgtattttagtagagacggggttttcttcatgttgctcaggctggtctcaaactcctgacatcaggtgaccGGTCCACCTGGCCCTATAATCACTCGTTAAATAGGGCTGTTTCTGGCTGAGACCCAACAGATCTGTTTCTAGGTACCAACCTAGGTCTTAATTCAACTCCCTGGAGTCTATCTCTACCATCTGGGAGGGACAGTTAACAGCCAGGTAAGCAGAGAACCCTCAGGTTCAACACTACCCAGATAGCTTCTTGTCTTACGACAGGTAAGAAAATGGGAGATGGGGCCAACTCCTCTTTCACTGGCATCCCAACCCAGCCAGAAGCTTCATGAGAACAAATCCCACCTCATCttccacaccacacacaaaaccaCCAGCTGCATCAAAAAGCTTTATTTCTATTTGGTCCAAAGCTTGTTAGGGTAGTTAAGAAAGCTGCCTATTGGCTGGAGGGAGAGGCTTAGGCAGAAGCCCTATTATTTTGCAAGGGGCCCTTCAGAAGTCGCTGGACTCAGAAGGCTCTTAGTCGTGCTTGAGAGTAAGCCTTTCGAAGAGATACTCGCCCAGCCCAGCCTCCGGGCCACCCAGCCTGTGGAGGTTGGTCAGGTGGTCACCCATCTTCTTGATGAGCTTCACTTCCTCATCTAGGAAGTGAGTCTCCAGGAAGTCACAgagctgagagagaagagggagaaattAGAAACTCAATCCCTGGAAAAGAGGGACAGAGAGCAGCCAGTTGCAGATTAAAATGTGACAGGTGTGGCCGGACGCAgtcgctcacgcttgtaatcccagcactttgggaggccgaggcgggcagatcacgaggtcaggagaccgagaccacggtgaaaccccgtctctactaaaaatacaaaatattagccgggcgtggtggcgggcgcctgtagtcccagctactcggagaggctgaggcaggagaatggcgtgaacccgggaggcggagctagcagtgagccgagattgcgccactgcactccagcctgggcaacagagcgagactccgtctcaaaaaaaaaaaaaggccgggcgcggtggctcaagcctgtaatcccagcacttcgggaggccgaggcgggcggatcacgaggtcaggagatcgagaccatcctggctaacacagtgaaaccccgtctctactaaaaatacaaaaaattagcagggcgtggtggcgagcgcctgtagtcccagctactcgggaggctgaggcaggagaatggcgtgaacccgggaggcggagtttgcagtgagcggagatcgcgccactgcactccagcctgggcgacagagcgagactccgtctcaaaaaaaaaaaaaaaaaaaaaaaagtgacaggtgTGAAATGAGGCTCTGAAGGATATTTGCCCAAAGGGAGCAGAGGCTTGCGGGGTATGGTTGGGTAGCCATGGATGCAGGGGGTACGTACATGGGGGTCTGTGCGGGCAGAACCCAGGGCATGAAGATCCAAAAGGGCCTGGTTCAGCTTTTTCTCCAGGGCCATGGCAGCTTTCATGGCGTCTGGGGTTTTACCCCACTCATCTTCAGCTGGCTTCTATATAGAAGGGACAAATGGCTCAGAATACACACACTCGGCACATAGAACTAAACCTACATTTCCCAAGAGTCGTTGGGGGTTAGAGGCCCAGGCCACAAAGACATGTGACAGCTTGTATTTATCACTCTCCGCACCCTGTCCTAGCTCTTCCAGCTACACGTCCCTAAGACCATGCAGCAGTGGGGACTGCCGCGTCTTGGGGGCACTGCACGAGGTGCGCCTCTATTTCCAGCCATAAAGAGGGCTCACAAGACCGAACTCAATCTCCCAGAAGCCCACGCGACATCTAAGCCCTCAAATCAAGGCTCCTCGCGCGCACGGCCTGCTGGGAGATGTAGTCCATTACCCACACACTAGTTACCTTGATGTCCTGGAAGAGAGCGCGGCCTCCACGCTGGTTTTGCATCTTCAGGAGACGCTCGTAGCCCTCGCGCTTCTCCTCAGCCAATTCGCGGAAGAAGTGGCTCACTCCTTCCAGAGCCACATCATCGCGGTCGAAATAGAAGCCCTACGGGAAGAGATGGAGGCAACAATGGTTAGCGGGAGGCGAGGCCAAGGGGGACTCCTCCCTCTGT
Proteins encoded in this window:
- the FTL gene encoding ferritin light chain, which gives rise to MSSQIRQNYSTDVEAAVNSLVNLYLQASYTYLSLGFYFDRDDVALEGVSHFFRELAEEKREGYERLLKMQNQRGGRALFQDIKKPAEDEWGKTPDAMKAAMALEKKLNQALLDLHALGSARTDPHLCDFLETHFLDEEVKLIKKMGDHLTNLHRLGGPEAGLGEYLFERLTLKHD